Proteins co-encoded in one Ziziphus jujuba cultivar Dongzao chromosome 9, ASM3175591v1 genomic window:
- the LOC107426140 gene encoding probable pre-mRNA-splicing factor ATP-dependent RNA helicase DEAH2 isoform X1, with translation MGTERKRKVSLFDVVDETSVSAKIVKSNGGGAAMNNNTGNSLVNSWTGKPYSQRYYEILEKRKTLPVWHQKEEFLQVLKSNQTLILVGETGSGKTTQIPQFVLDAIDIEAPDKRRKMMIACTQPRRVAAMSVSRRVAEEMDVNIGEEVGYSIRFEDCSSARTVLKYLTDGMLLREAMTDPLLERYKVIILDEAHERTLATDVLFGLLKEVLKNRPDMKLVVMSATLEAEKFQGYFFGAPLMKVPGRLHPVEIFYTQEPERDYLEAAIRTVVQIHMCEPQGDVLVFLTGEEEIEDACRKINKEIQNLGDQVGPVKVVPLYSTLPPALQQKIFDPAPPPQQEDGPPGRKIVVSTNIAETSLTIDGIVYVIDPGFAKQKVYNPRVRVESLLVSPISKASAHQRSGRAGRTQPGKCFRLYTEKSFHNDLQPQTYPEILRSNLANTVLTLKKLGIDDLVHFDFMDPPAPETLMRALEVLNYLGALDDDGNLTRLGEIMSEFPLDPQMSKMLVVSPEFNCSNEILSISAMLSVPNCFVRPREAQKAADEAKARFGHIDGDHLTLLNVYHAYKQNNEDANWCYDNFVNYRALKAADNVRQQLVRIMARFNLKLCSTDFNSRDYYINIRKAMLAGYFMQVAHLERTGHYLTVKDNQVVHLHPSNCLDHKPEWVIYNEYVLTTRNFIRTVTDIRGEWLVDIAPHYYDMDNFPQCEAKRVLERLYKKREKDREENKNRK, from the exons ATGGGTACAGAGAGGAAGAGGAAGGTTAGTTTGTTTGATGTGGTTGACGAGACCTCGGTCTCAGCAAAGATTGTCAAGTCTAACGGTGGTGGAGCGGCTATGAACAACAATACCGGAAATAGTCTGGTCAATAGTTGGACTGGAAAACCCTACTCACAAAGGTACTATGAAATCCTCGAGAAGAGGAAGACCTTGCCCGTTTGGCACCAAAAGGAAGAGTTCTTGCAGGTTCTAAAGTCCAATCAAACTCTAATTTTGGTTGGTGAGACTGGCAGTGGTAAAACTACTCAG ATTCCTCAGTTTGTTCTGGATGCTATTGATATAGAAGCTCCTGATAAACGGAGAAAAATGATGATTGCATGCACTCAGCCTCGTAGAGTGGCTGCAATGTCAGTTTCTAGACGTGTTGCTGAAGAGATGGATGTGAATATTGGAGAAGAGGTTGGTTATAGCATCCGTTTTGAAGACTGCAGTAGTGCAAGGACAGTTCTGAA GTATTTAACTGATGGTATGCTTCTAAGAGAAGCAATGACAGACCCATTGCTAGAACGCTACAAAGTGATTATTCTTGATGAAGCTCATGAAAGAACTTTGGCTACAGATGTTCTTTTTGGGCTTCTAAAGGAAGTATTGAAAAATAGACCTGACATGAAGCTAGTCGTGATGAGTGCAACTCTTGAGGCTGAAAAGTTTCAGGGCTATTTCTTTGGTGCACCACTTATGAAGGTTCCTGGTAGGCTGCATCCTGTTGAAATATTTTACACCCAAGAACCTGAAAGGGACTACCTGGAGGCAGCAATTCGGACCGTTGTGCAGATACATATGTGTGAACCTCAAGGAGATGTACTTGTTTTTCTTACTGGAGAGGAAGAAATAGAAGATGCATGCcgtaaaataaacaaagaaattcAGAATCTTGGGGACCAGGTTGGTCCTGTTAAAGTAGTGCCTCTGTATTCAACTCTTCCTCCTGCCTTGCAGCAAAAAATATTTGATCCTGCTCCACCACCCCAGCAAGAGGATGGCCCTCCTGGAAGGAAAATTGTGGTATCAACAAATATTGCAGAAACTTCTTTGACCATAGATGGTATAGTTTATGTTATTGACCCTGGTTTTGCTAAGCAAAAGGTTTACAACCCAAGAGTGCGTGTTGAATCGTTGTTGGTATCTCCAATATCTAAAGCAAGTGCACATCAAAGATCAGGGCGTGCTGGAAGAACTCAGCCTGGAAAGTGCTTTAGACTATACACTGAGAAGAGTTTCCATAATGATCTTCAGCCACAAACCTATCCAGAAATATTGAGATCAAACCTTGCAAACACAGTacttactttgaagaaattgggAATTGATGACTTggttcattttgattttatggaTCCTCCTGCTCCTGAGACATTGATGCGGGCACTAGAGGTATTAAATTATTTAGGGGCATTGGATGATGATGGGAACTTGACGAGGCTGGGAGAAATTATGAGTGAATTTCCTTTAGATCCTCAAATGTCAAAGATGCTGGTTGTTAGCCCTGAGTTCAACTGTTCGAATGAAATTCTATCGATCTCTGCCATGCTTTCAG TACCCAATTGCTTTGTCCGGCCTAGGGAGGCTCAAAAAGCTGCAGATGAAGCAAAAGCTAGGTTTGGGCACATCGATGGAGATCACCTCACGCTTCTGAATGTGTATCATGCTTACAAGCAAAATA ATGAGGATGCAAACTGGTGCTACGACAACTTTGTCAATTACAGGGCTCTGAAGGCTGCTGATAATGTGAGACAACAATTAGTCCGCATCATGGCCAGGTTTAACCTCAAGTTATGCAGTACGGATTTTAACAGCCGCGACTACTACATCAACATAAGAAAGGCCATGCTTGCTGGATATTTCATGCAGGTTGCACATCTGGAACGCACTGGACACTACTTGACAGTGAAAGACAACCAA GTGGTGCACTTGCATCCTTCAAATTGTCTAGATCACAAGCCAGAGTGGGTTATTTACAATGAGTATGTGTTAACAACCAGGAATTTTATACGCACAGTGACAGATATACGTGGTGAATG GCTAGTTGATATAGCACCGCACTACTATGATATGGATAACTTTCCTCAGTGCGAGGCCAAGCGAGTTCTTGAGAGGCTTTATAAGAAGCGAGAGAAAGACAGGGAGGAGAACAAGAACAGAAAATAA
- the LOC107426140 gene encoding probable pre-mRNA-splicing factor ATP-dependent RNA helicase DEAH2 isoform X2, giving the protein MGTERKRKVSLFDVVDETSVSAKIVKSNGGGAAMNNNTGNSLVNSWTGKPYSQRYYEILEKRKTLPVWHQKEEFLQVLKSNQTLILVGETGSGKTTQIPQFVLDAIDIEAPDKRRKMMIACTQPRRVAAMSVSRRVAEEMDVNIGEEVGYSIRFEDCSSARTVLKYLTDGMLLREAMTDPLLERYKVIILDEAHERTLATDVLFGLLKEVLKNRPDMKLVVMSATLEAEKFQGYFFGAPLMKVPGRLHPVEIFYTQEPERDYLEAAIRTVVQIHMCEPQGDVLVFLTGEEEIEDACRKINKEIQNLGDQVGPVKVVPLYSTLPPALQQKIFDPAPPPQQEDGPPGRKIVVSTNIAETSLTIDGIVYVIDPGFAKQKVYNPRVRVESLLVSPISKASAHQRSGRAGRTQPGKCFRLYTEKSFHNDLQPQTYPEILRSNLANTVLTLKKLGIDDLVHFDFMDPPAPETLMRALEVLNYLGALDDDGNLTRLGEIMSEFPLDPQMSKMLVVSPEFNCSNEILSISAMLSDSCSFSVLSHQANGVVSPLCIC; this is encoded by the exons ATGGGTACAGAGAGGAAGAGGAAGGTTAGTTTGTTTGATGTGGTTGACGAGACCTCGGTCTCAGCAAAGATTGTCAAGTCTAACGGTGGTGGAGCGGCTATGAACAACAATACCGGAAATAGTCTGGTCAATAGTTGGACTGGAAAACCCTACTCACAAAGGTACTATGAAATCCTCGAGAAGAGGAAGACCTTGCCCGTTTGGCACCAAAAGGAAGAGTTCTTGCAGGTTCTAAAGTCCAATCAAACTCTAATTTTGGTTGGTGAGACTGGCAGTGGTAAAACTACTCAG ATTCCTCAGTTTGTTCTGGATGCTATTGATATAGAAGCTCCTGATAAACGGAGAAAAATGATGATTGCATGCACTCAGCCTCGTAGAGTGGCTGCAATGTCAGTTTCTAGACGTGTTGCTGAAGAGATGGATGTGAATATTGGAGAAGAGGTTGGTTATAGCATCCGTTTTGAAGACTGCAGTAGTGCAAGGACAGTTCTGAA GTATTTAACTGATGGTATGCTTCTAAGAGAAGCAATGACAGACCCATTGCTAGAACGCTACAAAGTGATTATTCTTGATGAAGCTCATGAAAGAACTTTGGCTACAGATGTTCTTTTTGGGCTTCTAAAGGAAGTATTGAAAAATAGACCTGACATGAAGCTAGTCGTGATGAGTGCAACTCTTGAGGCTGAAAAGTTTCAGGGCTATTTCTTTGGTGCACCACTTATGAAGGTTCCTGGTAGGCTGCATCCTGTTGAAATATTTTACACCCAAGAACCTGAAAGGGACTACCTGGAGGCAGCAATTCGGACCGTTGTGCAGATACATATGTGTGAACCTCAAGGAGATGTACTTGTTTTTCTTACTGGAGAGGAAGAAATAGAAGATGCATGCcgtaaaataaacaaagaaattcAGAATCTTGGGGACCAGGTTGGTCCTGTTAAAGTAGTGCCTCTGTATTCAACTCTTCCTCCTGCCTTGCAGCAAAAAATATTTGATCCTGCTCCACCACCCCAGCAAGAGGATGGCCCTCCTGGAAGGAAAATTGTGGTATCAACAAATATTGCAGAAACTTCTTTGACCATAGATGGTATAGTTTATGTTATTGACCCTGGTTTTGCTAAGCAAAAGGTTTACAACCCAAGAGTGCGTGTTGAATCGTTGTTGGTATCTCCAATATCTAAAGCAAGTGCACATCAAAGATCAGGGCGTGCTGGAAGAACTCAGCCTGGAAAGTGCTTTAGACTATACACTGAGAAGAGTTTCCATAATGATCTTCAGCCACAAACCTATCCAGAAATATTGAGATCAAACCTTGCAAACACAGTacttactttgaagaaattgggAATTGATGACTTggttcattttgattttatggaTCCTCCTGCTCCTGAGACATTGATGCGGGCACTAGAGGTATTAAATTATTTAGGGGCATTGGATGATGATGGGAACTTGACGAGGCTGGGAGAAATTATGAGTGAATTTCCTTTAGATCCTCAAATGTCAAAGATGCTGGTTGTTAGCCCTGAGTTCAACTGTTCGAATGAAATTCTATCGATCTCTGCCATGCTTTCAG ATAGTTGCAGTTTCTCAGTATTATCTCATCAAGCAAATGGTGTTGTCTCGCCTCTATGCATCTGCTGA
- the LOC107426107 gene encoding probable glycerol-3-phosphate acyltransferase 3 — translation MGKAFLFETFFFFFYRILFGKLKSLRKTFSNSHAGAATSHLKYQKYPSSVHRSDLSDPHTLIFNVEGALLKSSSFFPYFMLVAFEAGGLLRSFILFLLYPLICLVDQETGLKIMVMVCFFGIKKESFRLGSAVLPKFFLEDVCLEAFEIVQRGTKKVAVTNFPVVMVESFLRDYLQIDFVVGRELKVFRGYFLGLMEERKKVTPFMEEIIAEKKLGSDIIGITSSSFNKFPDRYQLFSYCKEVYLVNNTDKRSWQNLPREKYPKPLIFHDGRLALRPTPLETLVMLMWVPFGFTLAVLRIFIAVSLPYGMSSPLLAFTGLRLTVTKPKTKIIEEGEKDEKKKKKPKGLLYVCNHRTLLDPLYLAFALKTNLIALTYSLSRMSEIISPIKTVRLTRNRDKDANTMERLLSQGDLVICPEGTTCREPYLLRFSPLFSEITEEIVPVAVNTHVSMFHGTTAGGLKCLDPIFFLMNPAPIYTVQLLDKVLGLSSGCYDGNNNNDSSSRFEVANYVQSELGKALGFERTKLTRRDKYLILAGNEGITCTK, via the exons ATGGGAaaagcttttctcttcgaaacattttttttcttcttctatcgCATTCTTTTCGGGAAACTCAAAAGTTTGCGGAAGACTTTTAGCAACAGCCATGCAGGAGCTGCAACCTCCCATTTGAAATACCAAAAATACCCTTCCTCTGTCCACAGATCAGATCTCTCCGACCCCCACACACTAATCTTCAACGTAGAAGGAGCTCTTCTAAAATCCTCGTCTTTTTTCCCTTACTTCATGCTTGTGGCGTTTGAAGCTGGAGGTCTCCTTAGGTCTTTCATTCTTTTCCTTCTATACCCTTTAATCTGTTTGGTGGACCAAGAAACGGGCTTGAAAATAATGGTCATGGTTTGCTTCTTTGGGATCAAGAAGGAGAGCTTTAGACTTGGGAGTGCTGTGTTGCCTAAGTTCTTCTTAGAGGACGTTTGCTTGGAAGCCTTTGAAATTGTCCAAAGGGGTACTAAGAAAGTTGCTGTGACCAATTTCCCAGTAGTCATGGTGGAGAGCTTCTTGAGAGATTATTTGCAGATTGATTTCGTGGTTGGGAGAGAACTCAAGGTGTTTCGTGGTTACTTTTTGGGACTCATGGAAGAGAGGAAGAAAGTTACGCCGTTTATGGAGGAAATTATTGCAGAAAAGAAATTGGGTTCCGATATAATTGGCATCACTTCTAGCAGCTTCAACAAATTTCCCGATCGTTAccaattgttttcttattgcAAG GAAGTTTATTTAGTGAACAACACGGATAAGAGGAGCTGGCAGAACCTACCAAGAGAAAAGTACCCCAAGCCGCTTATTTTCCACGACGGCAGATTGGCTCTCAGGCCAACCCCACTTGAAACTCTTGTAATGTTGATGTGGGTACCATTTGGGTTTACCCTTGCTGTTTTGAGGATTTTTATTGCCGTATCCCTTCCATACGGCATGTCGTCCCCGTTGTTAGCCTTCACTGGGCTTCGCTTGACGGTCACTAAGcccaaaaccaaaattattgaGGAAGGCGAGAaagatgagaagaagaagaagaagcccaAAGGTCTTCTCTACGTGTGCAACCATAGAACCTTACTAGACCCTCTCTACCTTGCCTTCGCGTTGAAGACCAATCTCATCGCCCTCACCTACAGCCTAAGTAGAATGTCTGAAATAATATCACCAATCAAGACCGTCCGTTTGACAAGGAACCGTGATAAGGATGCAAATACAATGGAAAGGTTGTTGAGTCAAGGGGACTTGGTCATTTGCCCCGAGGGAACTACATGTAGAGAACCATACCTCTTGAGGTTTAGCCCTTTGTTTTCAGAAATTACTGAAGAAATTGTTCCTGTAGCCGTTAATACACACGTTAGCATGTTCCACGGCACAACGGCAGGTGGGCTCAAGTGTTTGGACCCCATTTTCTTCCTGATGAACCCAGCTCCAATCTACACCGTCCAATTACTTGACAAGGTTTTGGGGTTGTCTTCAGGGTGTTATGacggtaataataataatgattcatCCTCAAGATTTGAAGTGGCTAATTACGTGCAAAGTGAGCTTGGCAAAGCCTTGGGATTTGAACGAACAAAACTTACAAGGAGAGACAAATACTTGATTTTAGCAGGCAACGAAGGGATAACTTGTACAAAGTAa